AGAAGAGTTGGCTGCGTTCTCGACGTGCCGCGAGTACCGAAAGGACCGCTGCTCGATCTGTCACCGCCTCAGCCAGTTGTTCGAACTCAGGTTTAAGAAAAGGGAGCAGGAGCCCGCAAAGAGAATCGGTCGGCTGCAGCCGATAATAGGCCCAAGTCCCCTCGCGCTTCACCGACAACACCCCAGCCTCAAGCAGAATCTTCAAATGCCGCGAAATGCGCGACTGCCCCATCTTCAGGATCTTTAACAGCTCCTGCACCGTAAATTCACCCTGCTGCAAAATGTTCAACAGGCGCAAACGGGTCGGGTCAGCCAACGCTTTAAAAAGTTCGAGCATTCCTATATCCAAATTTGTTTAATTAATAATATCGAGTTTTCTTGATATATCAAAAACCAGAAAACCGGGTCAAGTCTTTTCCCAAACAAAACCCGGCGGATCTAACCTGTCAGACTGAAGTTATTTTGTTTATCCGAATCCTCCGTTCGACAAAAAGCAACCAGAACCAGGTTGAATAAAACCAGATCCAGAGCAGAACAGTTGCAGCCAAACGTCCTGGTGGGTGGTTGGTCAACAGGTTGTAAATCGGTTCGAAAATTTTGACCCAGGTCATCTTCCCCTGTCCGGGTGGAACGCCTTTTTTGAATTCTCGCTTCGCATCCAGAGCAAAGGCCAATTGCCATGCGTGCCCCTGGACATAACTGCCACTCCGATACCAGACTTTCATTCGTTGACCGAAGGGAAGCCCGAGCATACTACGCCTCACCTGACGAAAAAAGGGACGCATGCGTAAAGTACCACTCACCCCCTGCTGACGATAAACCGAAATTGCTTGGGCAAAGAATTCTTCCCAACCGATACTGCGAAAGCACATGATCAAAGCGTTAAGGAGTTGGCGTTGCCAGAGTCCTTCGGTTTCAAACCGCCGGGCAGAGGTTGAAATCTCGGATGTCAGGAGCTCCCAGCGTCCGATCCGGCGTAAGCGCTCGGCAAAATCCGTATCTTCCATGACTGGCAGATTCTCACGAAAATGACCAACGCGCTGAAAGGTTTCGCGAGACAGCATAAAACCCTGATCACCGTGGATGCATTCCCGACGGGGTAAACGCGCCTTCCATTCATAATAGTAGAAACCAGGAGTTGCCGCATGATGCGAACGGTAACGAAAACGCAATGGAAACCGTCCCGCAACAAGATTACGCTTATGATCTTTCATTTGATCGAGCGCATTCCGCAGCGCACGATCGTCATAAAAACGGCTGTCAACATGCAGCAAGAGAAGCCAACCGGCGTTAGCCTTTAAAATCCCTGCGTTCAACTGCCGCCCTCTCCCCTTGGCACCAACCAGCAAGGAGACGCGAAATCCACAAAATCGCGCATATTCAGAAACCACCGCCGCAGGATCATCAGACGATCCGCCATCACTCAGGATGACTTCAAAATCGACATCTCGCTGGCGCACAAGATCTGTAAGCAGGCAGCGCAACTGTTCATTTTCATTTAAGATGGGGACGATAATAGAAAGTTCGGGGGTCATCAGTATCACTTTGTCAGGAATGATCTCGGGTAAAAAACGGCAGGTCAGATAAAAAGCGCTTCACATAGGCAAATACACTGCTATAAGATGAGTCTTTTTCCAATCCGGCCCGACCGCACTCGGCAGTCAGGACGATACCTTTTTCACCATATCGTATCAAGGGGAATGCCATGAGCGAAATTATTGATGTATATGCCCGCGAAATTCTTGATTCACGCGGCAACCCGACTGTAGAAGTCGAAATTGCCCTCGAAAGCGGCGTCATGGGGCGCGCCGCAGTCCCGAGCGGCGCTTCAACAGGAGAGCGCGAGGCGCTCGAACTTCGTGATGGCGACATGACACGCTACCTCGGCAAAGGCGTTCTCAAGGCCGTTGAGCATGTTAATAACATCATTGCAGCTGAACTGGTCGGCTTCGAAGCCAATGACCAGGTGGGAGTTGACCGCAAGTTGCTTGATCTTGACGGCACCGATTTCAAAAGCAATCTCGGCGCCAATGCACTCCTGGGTGTTTCAATGGCTTGTGCACGCGCTGCGGCCGAAGAGGCAGGCCTGCCGTTGTATCAATATATCGGCGGAGCTAATGCTAAAGAGTTACCGGTGCCGATGATGAATATTTTAAACGGTGGCGAACATGCCGATAATAATGTCGACATTCAGGAATTCATGATCATGCCGGTCGGCGCTGAAACCTTCAAAGAAGCCCTACGCATGGGCGCTGAAGTTTTTCATGCGCTTAAGAAGGTACTTAAAAACAAAGGCTACAACACTTCGGTTGGCGACGAAGGCGGCTTTGCACCAAACCTTGGCAGCAATGAAGAAGCATTACAGGTCATCATGGAAGCGATCAAGGCTGCGGGCTACAAAGCGGGCGAAGACGTCCTGCTGGCCCTCGACGTGGCAGCATCAGAGCTTTACAAAAACGGCAAGTACAACTTTGCCAACGAAAAACAAGCCATCAAGACCTCAGCTGAAGTTGTCGCCTTCTATGAAGATCTGGTCGCTCGCTACCCGATCATCTCGATTGAGGATGGCCTCGCCGAAAATGACTGGGACGGCTGGAAACTTTTGACCGAAAAGCTGGGAGGCAAGATTCAGATCGTCGGTGACGACCTATTTGTGACGAATACCAAAATTTTGAAAGAAGGCATTCAGAAGGGCATTGCCAACTCGATCCTGATCAAACTCAACCAGATTGGCACACTAACCGAGACCCTCGAAGCGATCGAAATGGCCAAACGTGCCGGCTACACTGCGGTTATTTCTCATCGTAGCGGCGAAACTGAAGATACCTTTATCGCAGACCTAGCCGTAGCGACTAATGCTGGCCAGATCAAGACCGGGTCTCTCTGTCGGACCGACCGTGTATGCAAATACAACCAGTTGCTGCGTATCGAAGATGAACTGGACAATGTTGCCGTTTTCGCAGGGAAAGAGGTTTTCTACAACCTGCGCTAACATCAGCTTGAATAAAAAAAGGCCCGTGAGTATGAGACTCACGGGCCTTTTTTTGATAATAGGATTGCCTTTCAGACTGGATAAAGGCGGTAACTGCTCCCCTCTTTTTCCCGCCGCACGCTCCCTGCTTGGTCAAACTTACGCAACCTCTTCTGCAGTTCACGTCGATCACTATCAGGAAAGCGCGCATACACTTCGGCTTGAGACAGTCCTGGGTTCAGTGCGACAAACGCCAGAATCTCAACGCCCAGATCTTCTTCAGTTGTAGTTACAATAGGGGCTTTTTCAGGTGTTGAGGCATCAAAAGGCGGCGTTTCAACAAATGAATGCTCCTCATGTTGATCCGACACTAGGTTCTGTTCCTCGCGAATTTCACGCTCAATGGTAAGAAGACGCTGGTAAACGTAATATCCACCGGCTATCAGGGTAGCCAGAAGCAGCAGCATAAACCAGTGCATAATTCAGCTATCCTCCTCCGAAAAATGATTCTCTTCCTGACCAAACCAATGATCAAACCAGGTCCGGTGATCTTTTTGTGCGAGAATCTTCAAATCATTCGGACCGAGCCAAACGCCCCCACAATTGACACAACGATCGAGCGGCACGCCTCTAAAACTTACGGGTTTCAGTTGCTCACCACACTTTGGACAACAATTGTGACAGTGTGACTTGATAAGGGTCGATTCTGCTTCCTTTTTCATCTGCTCAATCAGTTGCTGTTCCTGGCGATGAAAATATCCATTTTCGAGGGCTTTTTCCCGATCTTCCCAAGCGTCTTTCATAGGCACCTCCGTGGCTTAAAAGTAAATAGGATCGATACCATTATACCCGAAGGGGAGGTAAGAACAACTGATCCGGTCACGAAAGGCGATACCGCCCGGCACCGAAAGCTGCACCTTTCCCGAGCCCTAAAAGTTCACCGATCTTAAGTACTGGCCAGAGGTCCAAGAGTTCATCTCCTTCTAGGGTCAATTTCCCCATCAGGCCTCCGACCTCTTCTTTACGATCAAGAGAACGCCAATCCTGCCAAAAGAATCTGTTGGCCAAAGTCCTTACGCGTGCAGCCTGCTGTATCAGCAACTCAACATCAAAGACATCCTCCACCTCGGCCCAGATAGCACACATTCCGGTTACCCGGCGCAGCAAAAAAGGGAATACCTCTGTAAAGTCAGGTTTAAACAGGGGTCGACCATTTTTTAAAAGACGTGCGGGGGTCAGAAATTCGAGAGTAATTTTTTGCGGAATATGGGTCACAAAAAGTTCTGCCAGGTCAAGGAGTTGTGGGGTCAGGAGATAAGGGCCAGACCGCCACAGCGGCAGAGACTGGAGATTACAGTTATTCTCTATGCTGTCGAGATAAAAGCGACCCCTGTTCAGGGTAAGACCGATTTCTCCAAGAATTTCAAGCAAACCAGAAAAAACCTTGATTTGTCCTATGCCTCGGCCAAAAAAACAGACATTGAGCGAAAGCATATCGCCAGGTTCATAAGAAACAGCCTTCAATTGATCAATCTGCAACACAAACCCAGGCGCTGGCTGTTGAGTACGCCGCAGGATTTCTGAATCGAGCGCTCGCGGGGGGTGCAAGAGTTGGCGAAGTTCCTCCCGCTCTGCATCTACAATTAGCCCTGTATTTAACAGCCGGTTCAATTCTCGCCGCAGACGTAACAATCCATATGCGGGAAGCTCAAAATCCTCCAGCAACCGTAACTTATAGCCCAACAGGGTGTACTCAGCACGATGAAGTATATTTTCCAGCGAAGCGTGATTCAAGAGTCCAGACTCTTCCTTGCGTGCGCACGGCGATTCTGCTATACGTCTATCGCCCTGCCGCCAGACAAATTCGCCAGACAAGGCTGATGAAACGGAGATATCGATGTTCAGTTTTGAGCTTCTAAACAAAGATCCAAAAACCTCTGCCCGTCGCGGACGCTTAAAGACACCGCATGGCACCATAGAAACCCCAATTTTCATGCCTGTAGGGACCCACGGAGCGTTGAAGGCGCTGACCCCAGCGCAGGTCGAGGAAACTGAAGCTCAGATCATTCTGTCAAACACCTATCACCTGCACCTTAAGCCAGGGGAATCTCTGGTTAAGAAAGCAGGCGGGCTACATACTTTTATGAACTGGAAACGCCCTATCCTGACCGACAGTGGCGGGTTTCAGGTCTTCTCCCTGCCGAATAAACGTATCGGTGAGGAAGGTGTTCATTTTCGTCATGAACTGACTGGCGAAGAAATCTTTCTTGGGCCCAAAGAAGCGATGCAGATCGAGAACGATCTGGGCGCCGATATTATCATGGCCTTCGACGAATGTATCCCCTACCCGGCGACCCATGATTATTCTGCCAAATCTATCAAAAAAACCTTGCGCTGGGCCGAAAACTGTTTAAAACATCACGGGCGGAATGATCAGGCCCTGTTCGGTATTGTGCAGGGATCGATCTATCCCGATCTGCGCAAAGAATGCGCTGAGCAGTTGACCCTTATGGATTTCCCCGGTTATGCCGTTGGTGGCGTCAGTGTTGGAGAAGGGTTGGACCTGCTGAAAAAGGTGGTCGAATACACCGCTCCATTCCTTCCCGAAAATAAACCGCGCTACCTGATGGGAGTTGGGCTACCGGAAGATATTCTCGAAAGCATCGAGCGCGGGATGGATATGTTCGATTGCGTCATCCCGACCCGATATGCCCGCAGTGCCACGGTATTTACCAGTCGGGGAAAATTGCGCTTGACCAATCGCCAGTATCGACGTGATTTCTACCCGGTTGACCCGGCCTGCGACTGCTATTGTTGTCAAAATTTCACCCGCGCCTACCTGCACCACCTCTTTAATGCTAACGAAATCCTGTCGGCAACGCTATCGGCGATACACAATGTCCGTTTCTATCTCAACATGGTCGCCAGCGCACGCAAGGCGATCGAAGCCGGAGACTTTACAGGATTTAAAGATGACTTCCTTGGGGACTACGGCTCGACAGCCGAGATAAAGAAAAAAAAGAAATAAAAACAATCGCCTGGTCGATTTAGACCCTCGCCAGCCCGTCCGCCTGTTAGCCCTGGTCTCCGACGCGCAATTCAAGCAGAGAACTTTGCTCGGTCATACAATCCGGGCATTCAAAAATCCGTGTGTCATGCCACCAGGGTTCTTGCCCCCAATAGGCAGGATTGCCAATTGAATCAATATGCCGACACACCCGATTAAAATTCTTGGGCTCATCACATCTCCTGCAATATAGCCAGACCCTCCCCTCAACACAGGCCTGTAAAAATTCACCTGGATTAGACATAGCTTCCCTTTCAAAAGCAACCTCATCAGTGACATTTTAATGAAACTTGAAGAGATCGGCAATGTGCATAAATAAAAAAAGGGTCGACGCGAGTCGACCCTTCAAGATATTACAACTGAGTTTTAGCCTCAGATTTTGGTGATATTGCTTGCTTGAGGACCTTTTTGGCCTTCAGACACGTCAAAACGTACGCGCTCACCTTCGTTGAGGGATTTGAAGCC
Above is a genomic segment from Geopsychrobacter electrodiphilus DSM 16401 containing:
- the cas6 gene encoding CRISPR system precrRNA processing endoribonuclease RAMP protein Cas6; protein product: MNHASLENILHRAEYTLLGYKLRLLEDFELPAYGLLRLRRELNRLLNTGLIVDAEREELRQLLHPPRALDSEILRRTQQPAPGFVLQIDQLKAVSYEPGDMLSLNVCFFGRGIGQIKVFSGLLEILGEIGLTLNRGRFYLDSIENNCNLQSLPLWRSGPYLLTPQLLDLAELFVTHIPQKITLEFLTPARLLKNGRPLFKPDFTEVFPFLLRRVTGMCAIWAEVEDVFDVELLIQQAARVRTLANRFFWQDWRSLDRKEEVGGLMGKLTLEGDELLDLWPVLKIGELLGLGKGAAFGAGRYRLS
- a CDS encoding TIGR04283 family arsenosugar biosynthesis glycosyltransferase; protein product: MTPELSIIVPILNENEQLRCLLTDLVRQRDVDFEVILSDGGSSDDPAAVVSEYARFCGFRVSLLVGAKGRGRQLNAGILKANAGWLLLLHVDSRFYDDRALRNALDQMKDHKRNLVAGRFPLRFRYRSHHAATPGFYYYEWKARLPRRECIHGDQGFMLSRETFQRVGHFRENLPVMEDTDFAERLRRIGRWELLTSEISTSARRFETEGLWQRQLLNALIMCFRSIGWEEFFAQAISVYRQQGVSGTLRMRPFFRQVRRSMLGLPFGQRMKVWYRSGSYVQGHAWQLAFALDAKREFKKGVPPGQGKMTWVKIFEPIYNLLTNHPPGRLAATVLLWIWFYSTWFWLLFVERRIRINKITSV
- the tgt gene encoding tRNA guanosine(34) transglycosylase Tgt, giving the protein MFSFELLNKDPKTSARRGRLKTPHGTIETPIFMPVGTHGALKALTPAQVEETEAQIILSNTYHLHLKPGESLVKKAGGLHTFMNWKRPILTDSGGFQVFSLPNKRIGEEGVHFRHELTGEEIFLGPKEAMQIENDLGADIIMAFDECIPYPATHDYSAKSIKKTLRWAENCLKHHGRNDQALFGIVQGSIYPDLRKECAEQLTLMDFPGYAVGGVSVGEGLDLLKKVVEYTAPFLPENKPRYLMGVGLPEDILESIERGMDMFDCVIPTRYARSATVFTSRGKLRLTNRQYRRDFYPVDPACDCYCCQNFTRAYLHHLFNANEILSATLSAIHNVRFYLNMVASARKAIEAGDFTGFKDDFLGDYGSTAEIKKKKK
- the eno gene encoding phosphopyruvate hydratase, with translation MSEIIDVYAREILDSRGNPTVEVEIALESGVMGRAAVPSGASTGEREALELRDGDMTRYLGKGVLKAVEHVNNIIAAELVGFEANDQVGVDRKLLDLDGTDFKSNLGANALLGVSMACARAAAEEAGLPLYQYIGGANAKELPVPMMNILNGGEHADNNVDIQEFMIMPVGAETFKEALRMGAEVFHALKKVLKNKGYNTSVGDEGGFAPNLGSNEEALQVIMEAIKAAGYKAGEDVLLALDVAASELYKNGKYNFANEKQAIKTSAEVVAFYEDLVARYPIISIEDGLAENDWDGWKLLTEKLGGKIQIVGDDLFVTNTKILKEGIQKGIANSILIKLNQIGTLTETLEAIEMAKRAGYTAVISHRSGETEDTFIADLAVATNAGQIKTGSLCRTDRVCKYNQLLRIEDELDNVAVFAGKEVFYNLR
- a CDS encoding zf-TFIIB domain-containing protein: MKDAWEDREKALENGYFHRQEQQLIEQMKKEAESTLIKSHCHNCCPKCGEQLKPVSFRGVPLDRCVNCGGVWLGPNDLKILAQKDHRTWFDHWFGQEENHFSEEDS